Proteins encoded by one window of Vigna radiata var. radiata cultivar VC1973A chromosome 5, Vradiata_ver6, whole genome shotgun sequence:
- the LOC106759780 gene encoding SWI/SNF complex subunit SWI3B, giving the protein MATTTTTATTATSAPSSAAEPSPSSAETPPAPIPPKQPPPPPQPALAAVKPEAPLSDPKSSADANVILVPSYSRWFSWDSIHESEVRHLPEFFESASKSPRVYKYYRNSIVKFFRYNPTRKITFTDVRKTLVGDVGSIRRVFDFLEAWGLINYHPSSSLTKPLKWDDKETKPDSASNPTESSSAPAKENTKRLCSGCKAVCTIACFTCDKYDLTLCARCYVRGNYRVGVSSADFRRVEISEETKTDWSEKETTNLLEAITHYGDDWKRVSQHVAGRTEKECVAHFLKLPFSDRFQSYQQQPAVNGTDDSSNQLKRVTNADAESELDNVASAESSKRMRLTPIADASNPIMAQAAFLSALAGSEVAQAAAQAALTTLSEVYKATRINYRSFPRNTLLQDASVPFNGSNTSDSFQGSRLHAHIQLEKEELDVEKGISEIIEVQMKSIQDKLVHFEDLDLLMEKERQQLEQMKNMFFLDQLTLLFNKPSAPKAGECQEGNSVKTNHV; this is encoded by the exons ATGGCCACCAcgaccaccaccgccaccaccgccACCTCCGCCCCCTCCTCTGCCGCCGAACCTTCACCTTCTTCTGCGGAAACCCCTCCGGCCCCAATTCCTCCGAAGCAACCACCGCCTCCCCCGCAGCCTGCGTTGGCAGCGGTGAAGCCGGAGGCGCCATTGTCCGACCCGAAATCTTCCGCGGACGCGAACGTAATCTTGGTCCCGAGCTACTCTCGATGGTTCTCGTGGGACTCGATACACGAAAGCGAGGTGCGTCACCTCCCCGAGTTCTTCGAATCGGCGTCCAAAAGCCCTAGGGTTTACAAGTACTACAGGAATTCGATCGTGAAGTTCTTCAGGTACAATCCCACCCGAAAAATCACCTTCACGGATGTCCGCAAAACGCTCGTCGGAGACGTCGGTTCGATCCGCAGAGTCTTCGATTTTCTTGAAGCTTGGGGCCTTATCAATTACCACCCCTCTTCGTCGCTGACCAAACCCTTGAAGTGGGACGACAAAGAGACCAAACCCGATTCTGCGTCCAACCCCACCGAATCTTCTTCCGCTCCCGCCAAAGAAAACACGAAGAGACTCTGCAGTGGCTGCAAAGCCGTTTGTACCATTGCTTGTTTTACTTGTGACAAG TATGATTTGACTCTTTGTGCGAGGTGTTATGTTCGTGGCAATTATCGAGTTGGTGTGAGCTCTGCGGATTTTAGGCGAGTGGAGATAAGCGAGGAGACAAAGACAGATTGGAGCGAAAAGGAGACAACAAATCTTCTGGAAGCTATTACGCATTATGGTGATGATTGGAAGAGGGTATCTCAGCATGTTGCTGGCAGAACTGAGAAGGAGTGTGTTGCTCATTTTTTGAAGCTTCCTTTTTCTGATCGATTCCAGAGTTATCAACAACAACCTGCTGTCAATGGCACTGATGACAGTTCTAATCAATTAAAGAGGGTAACTAATGCTGATGCTGAATCTGAATTGGATAATGTTGCCTCAGCTGAATCTAGTAAGAGAATGCGTCTCACGCCCATTGCGGATGCAAGCAATCCTATTATGGCTCAg GCTGCTTTCTTGTCTGCTTTGGCAGGGTCAGAGGTTGCACAGGCTGCTGCTCAAGCTGCATTGACAACTCTGTCTGAGGTTTACAAAGCAACTAGAATAAATTATCGGTCATTTCCAAGGAATACATTGCTGCAAG ATGCCAGTGTCCCATTTAATGGTAGCAATACTTCAGATTCATTCCAAGGGTCTCGATTGCATGCACATATACAGCTTGAGAAGGAAGAGTTAGATGTGGAAAAAGGAATTTCTGAGATTATAGAAGTTCAG ATGAAAAGTATCCAAGACAAGCTTGTCCATTTTGAAGATTTAGACCTGCTGATGGAAAAAGAAAGGCAGCAGCTGGAgcaaatgaaaaatatgtttttccttGATCagcttactcttttatttaataaaccATCTGCTCCAAAAGCTGGAGAATGCCAAGAAGGAAATAGTGTAAAGACGAACCATGTTTGA
- the LOC106762545 gene encoding cysteine protease XCP2 — MFFSSTHTSTTLAMAFSSKLLLLLASFFLFASLSFGRDFSIVGYSSEDLKSMDKLIQLFESWMSRHGKIYETIEEKLLRFEIFKDNLKHIDERNKVTTSYWLGLTEFADLSHQEFKNKYLGLKVDYSRTRESPEEFTYKDVQLPKSVDWRKKGAVTQVKNQGSCGSCWAFSTVVAVEGINQIVTGNLTSLSEQELIDCDRTYNNGCNGGLMDYAFSFIVENGGLHKEEDYPYIMEEGTCEMTKEETEVVTISGYHDVPQNNEQSLLKALANQPLSVAIDASGRDFQFYSGGVFDGHCGSDLDHGVAAVGYGTAKGVDYIIVKNSWGSKWGEKGYIRMKRNIGKPEGICGIYKMASYPTKKK; from the exons ATGTTCTTCTCTTCTACTCACACTTCAACAACTCTAGCCATGGCTTTCTCCTCCAAgctacttcttcttcttgcttccTTCTTCCTATTTGCTTCCTTATCCTTTGGCCGGGATTTCTCCATTGTGGGCTATTCATCTGAGGACTTAAAGTCCATGGACAAGCTCATTCAACTCTTTGAATCCTGGATGTCAAGACACGGCAAGATCTACGAGACCATTGAGGAGAAGCTGCTTAGGTTTGAGATTTTCAAGGATAACCTAAAGCACATAGATGAGAGGAACAAGGTGACCACCAGCTACTGGCTTGGCTTGACCGAGTTTGCTGATTTGAGCCACCAAGAGTTTAAGAACAAGTATCTTGGTCTTAAGGTTGACTACTCTAGAACCAGAGAATCCCCAGAAGAGTTCACTTACAAAGACGTTCAATTGCCAAAGTCGGTGGATTGGAGAAAGAAGGGTGCTGTAACACAAGTCAAAAACCAAGGTTCATGTG GTAGCTGCTGGGCATTTTCCACTGTTGTAGCAGTTGAGGGAATAAACCAGATTGTGACCGGAAATTTGACATCATTGTCTGAGCAAGAGTTGATTGACTGTGACAGAACTTACAACAATGGTTGCAATGGGGGTCTCATGGACTACGCATTCTCCTTTATAGTAGAAAACGGTGGACTCCATAAAGAGGAAGACTACCCTTACATCATGGAGGAAGGTACCTGCGAGATGACAAAG GAAGAAACTGAAGTTGTTACTATTAGCGGGTACCATGACGTGCCACAGAACAATGAACAGAGCCTATTGAAGGCTCTTGCAAACCAACCCCTCAGTGTGGCCATAGACGCTTCAGGCAGAGATTTCCAATTTTATAGCGGG GGTGTTTTCGATGGACATTGCGGAAGTGACCTAGATCATGGTGTAGCAGCTGTGGGATACGGAACTGCGAAAGGTGTGGACTATATCATTGTGAAGAATTCATGGGGTTCTAAGTGGGGAGAAAAAGGATACATTAGAATGAAGAGAAACATTGGAAAGCCTGAGGGAATCTGTGGAATCTACAAGATGGCTTCTTATCCCACTAAGAAGAAATAA
- the LOC106760795 gene encoding cysteine protease XCP2, which translates to MAFSSSKLLLLVCSFCLFSFLAFGRDFSIVGYSSEDLNSMDKLIQLFESWMSRHGKIYESIEEKLLRFDIFKDNLKHIDERNNMISNYWLGLNEFADLSHQEFKNKYLGLKVDYSRRRESPQEFTYKDVELPKSVDWRKKGAVTQVKNQGSCGSCWAFSTVAAVEGINQIVTGNLTSLSEQELIDCDRTYNSGCNGGLMDYAFSFIVENGGLHKEEDYPYIMEEGTCEMTKEETEVVTISGYHDVPQNNEQSLLKALANQPLSVAIEASSRDFQFYSGGVFDGHCGTDLDHGVAAVGYGTSKGVDYIIVKNSWGSKWGEKGYIRMRRNIGKPEGICGIYKMASYPTKKK; encoded by the exons ATGGCTTTCTCCTCCTCTAAGTTACTTCTCCTTGTCTGTTCCTTCTGCCTGTTCTCATTTTTGGCTTTTGGACGCGATTTCTCCATTGTGGGGTACTCATCGGAGGACTTAAACTCCATGGATAAGCTCATTCAACTCTTTGAATCGTGGATGTCTAGGCACGGCAAGATTTACGAGAGCATTGAGGAGAAGCTGCTGAGGTTCGACATTTTCAAAGACAACTTAAAGCACATAGATGAGAGAAACAACATGATCAGCAACTACTGGCTTGGGTTGAACGAGTTTGCTGATTTGAGCCACCAAGAGTTCAAGAACAAATATCTAGGGCTTAAGGTTGACTACTCTAGAAGGAGAGAATCCCCACAAGAATTCACTTACAAGGATGTTGAATTGCCAAAGTCAGTGGATTGGAGAAAGAAGGGTGCTGTAACGCAAGTCAAGAACCAAGGTTCATGTG GCAGCTGCTGGGCATTTTCCACAGTTGCAGCGGTTGAAGGAATAAACCAAATTGTGACGGGAAATTTGACATCATTGTCTGAGCAAGAATTGATTGACTGTGACAGAACTTACAACAGTGGTTGCAATGGGGGGCTCATGGATTATGCATTCTCTTTTATAGTGGAAAACGGTGGACTCCATAAAGAGGAAGACTATCCTTACATTATGGAGGAAGGTACTTGCGAGATGACGAAG GAAGAAACTGAAGTTGTCACAATTAGCGGGTACCATGACGTCCCACAAAACAATGAACAGAGCCTATTGAAGGCTCTTGCGAACCAACCCCTCAGTGTGGCCATAGAGGCTTCAAGCAGAGATTTCCAATTTTACAGTGGG GGTGTTTTTGATGGACATTGCGGAACTGACTTAGATCACGGAGTGGCAGCTGTTGGATACGGAACTTCAAAAGGAGTGGATTATATCATCGTGAAAAATTCATGGGGATCTAAGTGGGGAGAGAAAGGGTATATAAGAATGAGGAGAAACATCGGAAAACCTGAAGGAATCTGTGGAATCTATAAGATGGCTTCTTATCCTACCAAgaagaaataa
- the LOC106759666 gene encoding AT-hook motif nuclear-localized protein 10, producing MSMSGSDMVTRDQFLVGMHNPQSQPQQQQQPQLHQNMRMDYAAADGAGVFASPTININNINGGESSPVSVPPGLGLGQTHPQAMVDNSTETLKRKRGRPRKYGPDGGMNLSLNTTSPPGGATVPVGHSGGAFPAAPLSDSASAGTGKRRGRPRGSVNKNKKNSKFSGPGGFFTPHVITVKAGEDLSARIMSISQSGSRNICILSANGSISNVTLRQPASSGGTVTYEGRFEILSLGGSLFLTENGSLGERSGGLSVSLSGPDGRVLGGGVAGLLVAASPVQIVLASFVSDGKPSKSAKRMRNVSAAEKVSTAGGQSSSPSRGTLSESSGGVGSGSPLNQSTGDCINNINNINSTTPTPGFSGMPWK from the exons ATGAGCATGTCGGGATCTGACATGGTAACCAGGGACCAATTCTTGGTTGGGATGCATAACCCTCAATCCCaacctcaacaacaacaacaacctcaACTTCATCAAAACATGCGTATGGACTATGCTGCTGCTGATGGGGCTGGGGTATTCGCCTCCCCTAccatcaacatcaacaacatcaacGGCGGCGAATCCTCTCCAGTGAGTGTGCCTCCTGGCTTGGGCCTGGGCCAGACCCATCCCCAGGCCATGGTGGATAACTCCACTGAGACACTCAAGAGAAAGAGGGGAAGACCCAGGAAGTACGGGCCTGATGGTGGCATGAATTTGAGCTTGAACACTACCTCTCCTCCTGGTGGCGCCACGGTGCCTGTTGGCCATTCCGGTGGGGCATTTCCGGCGGCTCCTCTCTCTGATTCTGCCTCAGCCGGTACCGGGAAGCGTAGGGGCAGACCTCGTGGTTCTGTtaacaagaacaagaaaaacTCAAAGTTTTCTG GGCCAGGAGGTTTCTTTACTCCGCATGTCATTACCGTGAAAGCTGGAGAG GATTTGTCAGCAAGAATTATGTCAATTTCCCAGAGTGGTTCAAGAAATATTTGCATTTTAAGTGCAAATGGATCCATATCTAATGTGACACTTCGACAGCCTGCATCGTCTGGTGGAACTGTGACTTATGAG GGGCGATTTGAGATCTTATCACTTGGTGGTTCTTTGTTTCTTACTGAAAATGGTTCTCTTGGCGAAAGGAGTGGGGGCCTGAGTGTGTCCTTGTCAGGGCCAGACGGCCGCGTCTTGGGGGGTGGAGTTGCAGGTCTTTTGGTGGCTGCCTCCCCTGTTCAG ATTGTTTTGGCTAGTTTTGTTTCCGATGGCAAGCCATCCAAGTCTGCAAAGCGGATGAGGAATGTATCTGCAGCAGAAAAGGTTTCAACAGCTGGTGGCCAAAGCAGCTCACCATCAAGGGGCACTCTGAGTGAATCTTCAGGTGGGGTCGGGAGTGGGAGCCCACTAAACCAAAGCACAGGAGACTGcatcaacaatatcaacaatatcaacagcACCACCCCAACGCCAGGCTTTTCAGGCATGCCCTGGAAATAA
- the LOC106761247 gene encoding psbP domain-containing protein 3, chloroplastic, with amino-acid sequence MASISWFCCVHVRPTLCNFTPSQADKGPSLLASLEHHQTKSCSLSSIEEGRGVNRRQLLLHTAVAVPAFAVPNALALNDVSEDVRVYTDDENKFKIEIPQGWQVGNGESNGFKSITAFYPTETANSNVSVAITGLGPDFTRMESFGKVDEFAQTLVSGLDRSWQRPPGVAAKLIDCRSSNGIYYIEYWLQNPGESRRYLYSAIGMASNGWYNRLYTVTGQFVEEETDKYASEVQKVVASFRFI; translated from the exons ATGGCTTCCATTTCCTGGTTCTGTTGTGTGCACGTGCGACCCACACTCTGCAACTTCACACCCTCTCAGGCAGATAAAG gtccATCGCTTCTCGCATCCTTGGAACATCATCAAACCAAGTCATGTTCACT TTCTTCCATCGAAGAAGGACGTGGGGTTAATAGAAGGCAACTTCTTCTTCACACCGCAGTAGCAGTACCTGCATTTGCAGTCCCCAATGCATTGGCACTCAATG ATGTGTCTGAGGATGTTCGTGTGTACACTGACGATGAGAACAAGTTCAAGATTGAGATTCCCCAAG GGTGGCAAGTGGGAAATGGAGAGTCTAATGGATTTAAATCAATAACTGCCTTTTACCCAACAGAAACAGCCAATTCCAATG TGAGCGTTGCCATCACTGGGCTGGGACCGGATTTCACTAGGATGGAATCCTTTGGCAAAGTTGATGAGTTTGCACAGACTCTG GTTAGTGGACTAGACAGAAGCTGGCAAAGACCCCCGGGTGTGGCTGCTAAACTAATAGATTGTAGATCATCTAATG GGATTTATTACATCGAGTATTGGCTGCAAAATCCTGGTGAGAGTCGCAGATATTTATATTCAGCTATTGGGATGGCATCAAATGGTTGGTATAACAGATTGTATACGGTGACAGGACAG TTTGTGGAAGAAGAAACAGACAAATATGCTTCAGAAGTTCAGAAG GTAGTGGCATCTTTTAGGTTCATATGA
- the LOC106759854 gene encoding uncharacterized protein LOC106759854: protein MASSWRRTLGNVRSFVSNSMGGLKGGSNLASWVVAGTLAYYLWIKPSQDLKRQQQEKAALAASEADPYRYVETRKPIPDPQVTGLRYGKRNEDRESKSED, encoded by the exons ATGGCGAGCAGCTGGAGAAGAACGTTGGGCAACGTGAGGTCCTTCGTGAGCAATTCGATGGGTGGTCTGAAGGGCGGAAGCAACCTTGCTTCGTGGGTGGTCGCCGGAACCCTAGCCTACTACCTCTGGATCAAACCCTCACAAGACCTCAAACGCCAACAGCAG GAGAAAGCCGCACTTGCCGCCTCCGAAGCCGATCCATATCGATACGTTGAGACTCGAAAACCTATCCCCGATCCTCAG GTAACGGGTTTGAGGTACGGAAAAAGAAACGAGGACAGAGAAAGCAAATCAGAGGATTAG
- the LOC106762268 gene encoding RNA-binding protein 38, whose amino-acid sequence MAYQAIQGPSSGSSSSSGFQLLNSPFGDTTYTKVFVGGLAWETQSETMRRYFEQFGEILEAVVITDKNTGRSKGYGFVTFRDPEAARRACADPTPVIDGRRANCNLASLGRPRPPLPYGRVRPASPYVGSVQTPRGGYVGGFGYQQPLSYSYQQGLVYPPYGYTAYGPEYIYPQSLYNPYMGQQYLQLYGVPGTVNTTIYPYGQLGQAVPSGHGYSAMQGYTVPGHQIVPYGGSNVNAITTSPMPAIQASFPSGIAAPVPGQPQFIVPAPSPQFMQGGGPDQTAG is encoded by the exons ATGGCGTACCAAGCGATCCAGGGTCCGAGTTCGGGATCGAGTTCGAGTTCGGGGTTTCAGCTACTCAATTCTCCTTTCGGAGACACCACTTACACCAAAGTCTTCGTCGGAGGGTTGGCCTGGGAGACTCAGAGCGAAACCATGCGCCGCTACTTCGAGCAGTTCGGCGAGATTCTCGAGGCCGTTGTCATCACCGATAAGAACACAGGGCGATCCAAGGGCTATGGTTTC GTGACTTTCCGGGATCCCGAGGCTGCAAGGAGAGCCTGTGCTGATCCAACTCCTGTTATTGATGGTAGAAGGGCGAACTGTAACCTAGCTTCACTTGGTCGACCACGACCCCCTTTGCCTTATG GACGGGTAAGACCTGCCTCCCCTTATGTTGGAAGTGTGCAAACACCTCGAGGTGGCTATGTTGGAGGCTTTGGGTACCAGCAACCGCTTTCTTACAGCTATCAACAAGGATTAGTTTACCCTCCATATGG GTATACGGCATATGGACCAGAGTACATCTACCCACAG AGTCTGTATAACCCATATATGGGGCAACAGTACCTTCAGTTATATGGAGTGCCTGGAACAGTGAATACAACTATTTACCCATATGGACAATTGGGTCAGGCTGTACCTAGTGGTCATGGTTATTCGGCAATGCAGGGTTATACAGTACCAGGTCATCAGATTGTGCCCTATGGGGGATCTAATGTTAATGCCATAACAACTTCACCTATGCCTGCCATTCAAGCCTCATTTCCCAGTG GAATTGCTGCACCGGTTCCTGGCCAACCGCAATTTATTGTTCCTGCTCCTTCTCCTCAGTTCATGCAAGGTGGTGGTCCTGACCAAACAGCTGGGTGA
- the LOC106762544 gene encoding protein CUP-SHAPED COTYLEDON 3 codes for MLAMEEVLCELSDHEKRNEQGLPPGFRFHPTDEELITFYLASKVFNGCFTTVKFAEVDLNRCEPWELPDVAKMGEREWYMFSLRDRKYPTGLRTNRATGAGYWKATGKDKEVFSASSGTLLGMKKTLVFYKGRAPRGEKTKWVMHEYRLDGDFSLPHPHPHHISKEEWVICRIFHKSGEKRTSLLQNQGQGHSDASSSPTKTSLPPLLPSSTSFPLELEDQNHLSHSHPYLFPFHASPQLTNTRNHPSFSDLFFKPPPLSQQQNCTLKAKEKTAPKVIKTEEATALYQYHLLGDTDNLRLNQNLSNFPNPFADVEVDGAELMAFAGGPNGEVGDMSHSTAFKRVGLQQLIDAAHIGIDSWPLAQHV; via the exons ATGCTGGCAATGGAAGAGGTACTGTGTGAACTCAGTGATCATGAAAAGAGAAACGAGCAAGGTCTGCCACCGGGTTTCAGGTTTCACCCCACTGATGAAGAACTTATAACCTTTTACCTCGCTTCAAAAGTCTTTAATGGCTGCTTCACCACCGTCAAGTTTGCCGAGGTTGATCTCAATAGATGCGAGCCTTGGGAACTTCCAG ATGTGGCGAAGATGGGGGAGAGAGAGTGGTATATGTTCAGCTTGAGGGACAGAAAATACCCGACTGGACTGAGAACAAACAGGGCGACAGGAGCTGGGTACTGGAAAGCAACTGGGAAGGACAAGGAAGTGTTCAGTGCATCAAGTGGAACCCTACTTGGGATGAAGAAGACACTTGTTTTTTACAAAGGAAGGGCCCCTCGTGGAGAAAAGACCAAATGGGTCATGCATGAGTACCGTTTGGACGGTGACTTTTCCCTTCCTCACCCTCACCCTCATCACATCTCAAAg GAGGAGTGGGTGATATGCAGGATATTTCATAAATCCGGGGAAAAGAGGACTTCATTGCTTCAAAACCAAGGACAAGGACATTCAGATGCTTCTTCTTCCCCAACAAAAACTTCTTTACCTCCTTTACTTCCCAGCTCAACTTCCTTTCCATTGGAACTAGAAGACCAAAATCACCTCTCTCATTCTCACCCTTATCTTTTCCCATTCCATGCATCACCGCAACTCACGAACACCAGAAACCATCCATCATTTTCTGACCTATTCTTCAAGCCCCCGCCCCTctcacaacaacaaaactgcacCCTCAAGGCCAAGGAAAAAACAGCTCCAAAAGTAATCAAAACGGAGGAGGCTACAGCATTGTATCAGTACCATTTACTAGGTGACACTGACAACCTGCGGTTAAACCAAAACCTAAGTAATTTCCCAAACCCTTTCGCTGATGTTGAGGTGGATGGTGCTGAGCTGATGGCATTCGCAGGAGGTCCAAATGGTGAAGTTGGGGACATGTCCCATTCGACAGCCTTCAAAAGGGTAGGGTTGCAGCAGCTCATAGATGCTGCTCATATCGGAATAGATTCTTGGCCCCTGGCCCAGCATGTTTAA